The following are from one region of the Paramagnetospirillum magnetotacticum MS-1 genome:
- a CDS encoding Gfo/Idh/MocA family protein — MAEPLRVGIAGYGVVGSRRRQVIDQHPDLVAVGVCDRRLDGEGVFADGVRHYQTYQRLLEAEALDVLFVCLTNDIAAEVTIAGLDKGLHVFCEKPPGRDVADIARVIACERTHPGLKLKYGFNHRYHDSVRDALALVQSGELGRVLNLRGVYGKSTIIDFRSPDHWRTNRAVAGGGILLDQGIHMVDLIRLFGGEFDEVHAFISNDFWHHDVEDNAYALMRSKAGVVAMLHSTATQWRHRFNLEITLSKGMIVLSGILSGSKSYGAETLTVAWADPHDGGDPKEQTTRYNQDPSWSDEVAEFVEAVRSGKPIVNGSSDEALKTMEMVYRIYCADPAWRRQWNLSDQALAEV, encoded by the coding sequence ATGGCTGAACCGCTGCGCGTCGGCATCGCCGGCTACGGCGTGGTGGGAAGCCGACGCCGTCAGGTGATCGATCAGCATCCCGATCTGGTGGCGGTGGGGGTATGCGACCGCCGTCTGGACGGCGAAGGGGTGTTCGCCGACGGCGTGCGCCACTATCAGACCTATCAGCGTCTGCTGGAGGCTGAGGCGCTGGATGTTCTGTTCGTCTGCCTGACCAACGATATCGCCGCCGAGGTGACCATCGCAGGCTTGGACAAAGGCCTGCACGTCTTCTGCGAAAAGCCGCCGGGGCGTGACGTGGCCGATATCGCCCGCGTCATCGCCTGCGAGAGGACTCATCCGGGCCTGAAGCTCAAATACGGCTTCAACCATCGCTATCATGATTCGGTGCGGGATGCCCTGGCCTTGGTGCAGTCCGGCGAGTTGGGGCGGGTGCTGAATTTGCGCGGCGTGTACGGCAAGTCCACCATCATCGACTTCCGCTCTCCGGATCATTGGCGGACCAACCGCGCCGTGGCTGGCGGCGGCATCCTACTGGACCAGGGCATCCACATGGTGGACCTGATCCGGCTGTTCGGCGGTGAATTCGACGAGGTGCATGCCTTCATCTCCAACGACTTCTGGCATCACGACGTGGAAGACAACGCCTATGCGCTGATGCGGTCCAAGGCGGGCGTGGTGGCCATGCTGCACTCGACAGCCACCCAATGGCGGCACCGCTTCAATCTGGAGATCACCCTGTCCAAGGGCATGATCGTGTTGTCGGGCATTCTGTCGGGCTCAAAATCCTATGGCGCCGAGACCCTGACCGTGGCCTGGGCCGATCCCCATGACGGCGGCGATCCCAAGGAGCAGACCACCCGCTACAACCAGGACCCCAGTTGGTCGGATGAAGTGGCGGAATTTGTCGAGGCGGTGCGTTCCGGCAAGCCCATCGTCAACGGTTCGTCGGACGAGGCGCTGAAGACCATGGAGATGGTCTATCGCATCTACTGCGCCGATCCAGCCTGGCGGCGGCAGTGGAACTTGTCCGATCAGGCCTTGGCCGAGGTTTAG
- a CDS encoding Gfo/Idh/MocA family protein gives MRTNTVKVALVGCGRIAGHHARSIVATDGVQLAAVCDLAEDKALAYSNEFGVPSYTDYRRMLAEHPEISVVAVITPSGMHSEHGLEMMERFGKHIILEKPTMMRPEQLVHAWGVADRLNLSIFPVFQNRHNKAVTRVRQALAAGELGEIRIMSVRVRWCRPQRYYDLAPWRGTFSHDGGALTNQGIHHVDLLRHLGGEVDQVSATMRTLGADIEVEDTVVATMRYRSQAVGVLEVTTAARPDDFEASISIVGEKGLAQIGGIAVNELQVFTPDPAACAANSEDFKSFEGNGAVYGFGHSQMYRDIAAHFHQGKAYPVSREDCLGTLKLLHAFYRSDEAAGGWVDVDSPEQSTRLGRPDDAISNLYRTPLHG, from the coding sequence TTGCGCACCAACACCGTAAAAGTCGCCCTGGTGGGCTGTGGCCGCATCGCCGGGCACCATGCCCGCTCCATCGTCGCCACCGACGGAGTCCAATTGGCCGCCGTCTGCGATCTGGCCGAGGACAAGGCCCTGGCCTATTCCAATGAATTCGGCGTCCCCAGCTATACCGATTATCGGCGTATGCTGGCGGAACATCCCGAGATTTCCGTGGTGGCGGTGATCACGCCGTCGGGCATGCATTCCGAACACGGACTGGAGATGATGGAGCGCTTCGGCAAGCACATCATCTTGGAAAAGCCCACCATGATGCGGCCGGAACAACTGGTGCACGCCTGGGGCGTGGCCGACCGGCTGAATCTCTCCATCTTCCCGGTGTTCCAGAATCGCCACAACAAGGCGGTGACACGGGTGCGTCAGGCTCTGGCTGCCGGTGAACTGGGCGAGATTCGTATCATGAGCGTGCGGGTGCGCTGGTGCCGCCCGCAGCGATACTACGATCTGGCGCCCTGGCGCGGCACCTTTAGTCACGATGGCGGGGCACTCACCAATCAGGGCATCCACCATGTGGACCTGCTGCGCCATCTGGGCGGCGAGGTGGATCAGGTCTCGGCCACCATGCGCACGCTGGGTGCCGATATCGAGGTGGAGGACACCGTGGTCGCCACCATGCGCTATCGCAGCCAGGCGGTTGGCGTCCTGGAAGTGACCACGGCGGCGCGGCCCGACGATTTCGAGGCCTCCATCTCCATCGTCGGCGAGAAGGGTCTGGCTCAGATCGGTGGCATCGCCGTCAACGAGCTGCAGGTCTTCACCCCCGACCCTGCCGCTTGCGCCGCCAATTCCGAGGACTTCAAGAGCTTCGAAGGGAACGGCGCCGTTTACGGCTTCGGCCATTCCCAGATGTACCGGGACATCGCCGCCCACTTCCATCAGGGCAAGGCCTATCCGGTCAGCCGCGAGGATTGCCTGGGCACGCTGAAGCTGCTGCACGCCTTCTACCGCTCGGACGAGGCGGCGGGCGGTTGGGTGGACGTGGATTCGCCCGAGCAGTCCACTCGGCTGGGTCGTCCCGACGATGCCATCTCCAACCTCTACCGGACGCCGCTTCATGGCTGA
- a CDS encoding FkbM family methyltransferase — MSLKSSLLELLNHPVIGRAAGLLGGFTAGQEKLGGLTNPFYVADYLVENDDGIAYHAPAGSYLATRTRPRRRVGFISREYEPEVQFLMRKLVRPDHIVLDIGANVGVHTTLLARLAHQGHVYAFEPVDEMAERNSLNCSLNGIRNVTLVRCGLGDTDGELEMNVNVSGGGYEGTSSFLATSHIAERPADYVSRKLPVRRLDDVVAELGITGRIGFIKMDTEGFEPLIIDGGRRTLAEHRPALIVEAHSTRLARLGRSFGWYREVFPDYHILLAPEPTPANPSLQLIPLDGEPPETCVNLLLLPRIPSVIPAAP, encoded by the coding sequence ATGTCTTTGAAATCCAGCCTTTTGGAACTGCTGAACCACCCGGTGATCGGCCGGGCCGCGGGTTTGCTTGGTGGTTTTACCGCGGGGCAGGAAAAGTTGGGTGGACTGACCAACCCATTCTACGTGGCTGATTATCTGGTCGAGAACGACGACGGCATCGCCTATCACGCCCCGGCCGGATCCTACCTCGCCACCCGCACCCGGCCGCGCCGCCGTGTTGGCTTCATCTCGCGCGAATACGAGCCCGAGGTGCAGTTCCTGATGCGCAAGCTGGTGCGCCCCGATCACATCGTTCTCGACATCGGCGCCAATGTGGGGGTGCACACCACCCTGCTGGCCCGCCTGGCCCATCAGGGGCACGTCTACGCCTTCGAGCCGGTGGACGAGATGGCCGAGCGCAATTCGCTCAATTGCTCTCTCAACGGTATCCGCAATGTCACCCTGGTGCGCTGCGGCCTGGGCGACACCGACGGCGAGTTGGAGATGAACGTCAACGTGTCGGGGGGCGGTTACGAGGGAACCTCGAGCTTCCTGGCCACCTCGCACATAGCGGAGCGGCCCGCCGATTATGTGTCGCGCAAGTTGCCGGTCCGTCGTCTGGACGATGTGGTCGCCGAACTGGGCATCACCGGGCGGATCGGCTTCATCAAGATGGATACCGAGGGTTTCGAGCCGCTGATCATCGATGGCGGCCGCCGAACCCTGGCGGAACATCGACCCGCTCTGATCGTCGAGGCTCATTCGACCCGGTTGGCGCGGTTGGGCCGCAGCTTCGGCTGGTACCGCGAGGTCTTTCCGGACTATCACATTCTTCTGGCGCCGGAGCCCACACCCGCCAACCCCTCTCTCCAACTGATTCCGCTGGATGGCGAGCCTCCCGAGACTTGCGTCAATCTGCTGTTATTGCCGCGCATCCCCTCGGTGATTCCGGCCGCCCCGTGA
- a CDS encoding B12-binding domain-containing radical SAM protein, whose protein sequence is MPFYVLPISLAYLAANLSERHTVKVVDCSADQIPEDSEEFRQIIRDFAPDMVGSSATYVTYNYAVMALKTAKAVSPDIITIMGGAHPSIYPDRIITTDREIDYLMCGEAERSFPRFVDALADGTGFEDVAGLVYRRGDDIVKNPLDLNAELDTLRRPDYDVMGLEKYIAHDYSYGGLYGRSAPIWFTRGCPFACTFCSAYLITGKKVRHHSMDYMVEWIDHLYHQYGIRQFAFIDDGLTVFPDIPKQFCRTIIDLRRKGHWAEPIYFTSPNGTRMEKLDDELLRLMKEAGWQGLTIAPESGSRRVLKQIKKSLDPDIVPDVVRRIKAAGLGVRGFFIFGFPGETREDIDETIGLIRRCDFDTFNIGRFLPIPGTPIFNQMVADGEISADHIPGQVFEYVTASEAGLGTYTPATLKDVNLNLLALREQIYLYLRKPSSIVYFARYYGIGRVLSYILFMVRKRFKAA, encoded by the coding sequence ATGCCCTTCTACGTTTTGCCGATCAGCCTAGCCTATCTCGCCGCCAATCTTTCGGAACGACATACCGTCAAGGTGGTGGACTGCTCTGCCGACCAAATCCCGGAAGATTCGGAGGAATTTCGCCAGATCATCCGCGATTTCGCCCCCGATATGGTGGGTTCCAGCGCCACCTATGTGACCTATAACTACGCGGTCATGGCGCTGAAGACCGCAAAGGCGGTGTCGCCAGACATCATCACGATCATGGGCGGCGCCCATCCCAGCATCTATCCCGACCGCATCATCACCACCGATCGCGAGATCGACTACCTGATGTGCGGCGAGGCCGAGCGCTCGTTTCCACGCTTCGTCGATGCCCTTGCCGACGGCACCGGATTCGAAGACGTCGCCGGTCTGGTCTATCGACGGGGCGACGACATCGTCAAAAACCCGCTGGACCTGAATGCCGAGCTCGACACCCTGCGCAGGCCCGATTACGACGTCATGGGGTTGGAAAAATACATCGCCCATGACTATAGCTACGGCGGTCTTTACGGTCGTAGCGCGCCCATCTGGTTCACGCGCGGCTGCCCCTTCGCCTGCACCTTCTGCTCGGCCTATCTGATCACCGGAAAGAAAGTGCGTCACCATTCCATGGATTACATGGTGGAATGGATCGACCATCTCTATCACCAGTACGGTATCCGCCAGTTCGCCTTCATCGATGATGGCCTGACCGTATTTCCGGACATTCCGAAGCAATTCTGCCGCACCATCATCGATCTGCGCCGCAAGGGCCATTGGGCCGAGCCGATCTATTTCACCTCGCCCAACGGCACCCGCATGGAAAAGCTCGACGACGAGTTGCTGCGGCTGATGAAGGAAGCTGGCTGGCAGGGTCTGACCATTGCCCCGGAAAGCGGCTCGCGCCGGGTGCTCAAGCAAATCAAGAAGTCGCTCGATCCCGATATCGTCCCCGACGTGGTCCGCCGCATCAAGGCCGCCGGCCTGGGCGTGCGCGGATTCTTCATCTTCGGCTTTCCCGGCGAGACACGGGAAGATATCGACGAGACCATCGGCCTGATCCGCAGATGCGATTTCGATACCTTTAATATCGGCCGTTTCCTGCCCATTCCCGGCACCCCCATCTTCAATCAGATGGTGGCGGATGGCGAGATTTCCGCCGATCACATCCCCGGCCAAGTGTTCGAATACGTCACCGCCTCGGAAGCCGGGCTGGGGACCTATACCCCCGCGACCCTGAAGGACGTGAACCTCAACCTGCTGGCCTTGCGCGAACAGATTTATCTCTACCTGCGCAAGCCGTCATCGATCGTCTATTTCGCCCGGTATTACGGTATCGGCCGGGTGCTGTCCTATATCCTGTTCATGGTGCGCAAGCGCTTTAAGGCGGCCTGA
- a CDS encoding sporadic carbohydrate cluster 2OG-Fe(II) oxygenase, with protein sequence MSSDFLTAEEHDLAQHFLVQGRVVLPVEDREGLDRLRSHIALAAAAHLGLPAPSEAGVFLDSVHNHVDPARLNDLRLAAIDAVNAAPWSRPLYFRLARSALYALVGSELAMQRRLNLSIQLPGDASSLLPLHSDVWSGDSPYEVVVWLPLVDCRATKSMFIASPEANIRWAPRLAEFRSTEELFQAARTDLSFLDISYGQVLVFNQTLMHGNRVNAEAETRWSMNCRFKGVFTPYADKRIGEFFEPITLRPASRVGLEYRLPGGNPP encoded by the coding sequence GTGTCCTCCGACTTCTTGACCGCCGAGGAACATGATCTGGCCCAACACTTCCTGGTCCAGGGGCGGGTTGTGCTGCCAGTCGAAGACCGTGAAGGGCTTGATCGGCTGCGCAGTCACATCGCCCTGGCCGCCGCCGCCCATCTCGGCCTGCCAGCCCCCAGCGAGGCTGGCGTTTTTCTCGATTCCGTCCACAACCACGTCGATCCCGCCCGGCTGAACGACCTGCGGTTGGCGGCAATCGATGCGGTTAATGCCGCACCCTGGTCGCGACCGCTCTATTTCCGGCTGGCGCGGTCCGCGCTCTACGCCCTGGTGGGCAGCGAACTGGCCATGCAGCGCCGTCTCAACCTGTCGATCCAGCTCCCCGGCGATGCCTCGTCACTGTTGCCTCTGCATTCCGACGTGTGGTCGGGCGATTCGCCCTATGAGGTGGTGGTCTGGCTGCCCTTGGTGGATTGCCGAGCGACCAAGTCCATGTTCATCGCCTCGCCCGAGGCCAATATCCGTTGGGCGCCGCGCCTGGCCGAGTTCCGCTCCACCGAGGAACTCTTCCAGGCCGCCCGGACCGATCTCTCCTTCCTCGACATTTCCTACGGCCAAGTCCTGGTCTTCAACCAGACCCTGATGCACGGTAATCGCGTCAATGCCGAGGCCGAGACCCGCTGGTCCATGAATTGCCGTTTCAAGGGCGTGTTCACTCCCTATGCGGACAAACGAATCGGCGAATTCTTCGAGCCCATCACGCTCCGTCCTGCCAGCCGTGTCGGCCTGGAGTATCGCCTGCCAGGCGGAAACCCGCCATGA
- a CDS encoding LIC12192 family sporadic carbohydrate cluster protein gives MTELRFGYRGYISSRPIGGDRVPQAVQNLTVRDYARRRGLDFLLSATEYAMPDCTMMLEQVLDEMAGLGGAILYSLAQLPDDRARRRDILERALASGGVLHAALEDLKLASGDDLRRWEDITLVRQALPFCPKELS, from the coding sequence ATGACCGAACTCCGCTTCGGCTATCGCGGCTATATCAGTTCGCGCCCCATCGGCGGCGACCGGGTGCCGCAGGCGGTACAGAATCTGACAGTCCGCGACTATGCTCGGCGCCGAGGGCTGGATTTCCTGTTGTCGGCCACTGAATATGCCATGCCCGACTGCACCATGATGCTGGAACAGGTGCTCGACGAGATGGCCGGGCTTGGCGGCGCCATCTTGTATTCCCTGGCCCAATTGCCCGATGACCGCGCCCGGCGCCGTGATATTCTGGAGCGGGCGCTGGCCAGCGGCGGCGTTCTCCATGCCGCGTTGGAAGACCTGAAATTGGCCAGCGGCGACGATCTCCGCCGCTGGGAAGACATCACCCTGGTGCGCCAGGCCCTGCCATTCTGCCCGAAAGAGCTTTCATGA
- a CDS encoding radical SAM protein, with protein MSAVLYSNLKFLRFKDQLDALAGGTVAPPVHIRIKPTNRCNHKCWYCAYRTDDLKLGEDMDESDLIPEAKMMEIADDIVAMGVKAVTFSGGGEPLLYKPLPEVIDRLAAGGVRVATLTNGANLKGKVAQSLARHATWVRVSVDAWDDDSYVSSRGAKAGEFTKLLENMKAFVETGTKCVLGVSFIAGKDNYHRLSEVCARFKAIGVNHVKLSAAVVGNSVDENNRYHREFAEGARAEIERAKALSGDGFSVLDHFHEMESRFEKDYHRCPFLQFLTVIGADQTVYTCQDKAYTKEGTLGSIRGRSFRDYWFSEENRQRMAEFDPSRLCRHHCVSHSKNQAIMQYLSIDSEHGLFV; from the coding sequence ATGAGCGCCGTTCTGTATTCCAATCTCAAATTCCTGCGGTTCAAGGACCAGCTCGACGCCCTGGCCGGAGGTACGGTCGCTCCGCCTGTCCACATCCGCATCAAGCCGACCAACCGCTGCAATCACAAGTGCTGGTACTGCGCCTATCGCACCGATGATTTGAAGCTGGGCGAGGACATGGACGAGTCCGACCTGATCCCCGAAGCCAAGATGATGGAGATCGCCGACGACATTGTCGCCATGGGAGTCAAGGCGGTGACCTTTTCCGGCGGCGGCGAGCCGCTGCTCTATAAGCCCCTGCCCGAAGTGATCGACCGCCTGGCGGCTGGCGGAGTCCGGGTGGCGACCTTGACCAATGGCGCCAATCTCAAGGGCAAGGTGGCACAGTCCCTGGCCCGTCACGCCACCTGGGTGCGGGTCTCGGTCGATGCCTGGGACGACGACTCCTATGTCAGCAGCCGGGGCGCCAAGGCTGGCGAGTTCACCAAGCTGCTGGAGAACATGAAGGCCTTCGTTGAAACCGGCACCAAATGCGTGCTGGGCGTCTCTTTCATTGCAGGCAAGGACAATTACCACCGCCTGAGCGAGGTTTGCGCCCGCTTCAAGGCGATCGGAGTCAATCACGTCAAGCTTTCGGCCGCCGTGGTCGGCAATTCCGTGGACGAGAACAACCGCTATCACCGTGAATTCGCCGAAGGGGCCAGGGCGGAGATCGAGCGGGCCAAGGCGCTGAGCGGTGATGGCTTTTCCGTCCTCGACCATTTCCATGAAATGGAAAGCCGCTTCGAGAAGGACTATCACCGCTGCCCCTTCCTTCAGTTCCTCACGGTGATCGGGGCGGACCAGACCGTCTACACCTGCCAGGACAAGGCCTATACCAAGGAAGGCACCTTGGGCTCCATCCGCGGGCGCTCGTTCCGGGACTACTGGTTCTCCGAGGAGAACCGGCAGCGCATGGCCGAATTCGATCCCTCGCGGCTATGTCGGCATCACTGCGTTTCGCATTCGAAGAATCAGGCCATAATGCAGTATCTGTCCATCGATTCCGAGCACGGCCTTTTTGTATGA
- a CDS encoding ABC transporter ATP-binding protein, with amino-acid sequence MNALPWTTIRACIAMLDPPLRLRWAGLVVLAAGAALLETIGTGVVFGLISVVNDIEILARLPVLGPQLSELARQNQAMTLVVLGLAVVVFFVAKNCYLYFQIYNQEKTGFDTTSIVSDTLLRGYLQVDYTFHFRRNSAQLIQTLEYAVDDSFRSALLSAVIMVSEILVAMGIVTVLLVSEPKISLVTALVLGLLMLGTLTATRRAFSAMGARIQVLQAQVIQAMQQALGAVKEAKVLGREDFFADRYGGLYRERSQYLCRASVLQQMPRLAMETLMVAGMVLVITLVVLGADRREAVLPTLALFGYAGFRLQPSLNRIVLYFNNIRKGAAATQSISGDWQRLRLAAAPLSHPAPLDFTRQLELDAVRYTYPGGDREILKGVTLTVRRGSSIGIAGTTGAGKSTLIDVVLGLLSPTGGRVLVDGVDIAADPRAWQRKIGYVPQVIYLTDDTLRRNIALGIPDGEIDDECIRRAISLAQLDDVVAVLPQGLDTRLGERGINLSGGQRQRIGVARALYNEPELLIFDEATSSLDSETEREVSRAIEALSGEKTVILIAHRLSTLHKCSEIILLKDGVVAGRGSYDDMISGNDDFRRMTELSQLPSATAGEG; translated from the coding sequence ATGAACGCCTTGCCCTGGACCACCATACGCGCCTGCATCGCCATGCTGGACCCGCCGCTGCGGCTGCGCTGGGCCGGGCTGGTGGTGCTGGCGGCAGGGGCCGCCCTGTTGGAAACCATCGGCACCGGCGTCGTGTTCGGCCTGATCAGCGTCGTCAACGACATCGAAATCCTTGCCCGCCTCCCCGTCCTGGGGCCGCAGCTGTCCGAATTGGCCCGCCAAAATCAGGCCATGACCCTGGTGGTGCTTGGCCTTGCCGTGGTCGTCTTTTTCGTGGCCAAGAACTGCTATTTGTATTTTCAGATCTACAATCAGGAAAAGACCGGCTTCGACACCACGAGCATTGTTTCCGATACCTTGCTGCGCGGCTATCTCCAGGTGGATTACACCTTCCATTTCCGGCGCAATTCCGCCCAGTTGATCCAGACCCTGGAATATGCCGTCGATGACAGTTTCCGCAGCGCCTTGCTGTCAGCGGTGATCATGGTGTCGGAAATACTCGTGGCCATGGGCATCGTCACGGTCCTCCTGGTCAGCGAGCCCAAAATCTCACTGGTGACCGCCCTGGTTCTTGGCCTGCTGATGCTGGGCACCTTGACGGCGACGCGCAGGGCCTTCTCGGCCATGGGCGCCCGGATCCAAGTTTTGCAGGCCCAGGTGATCCAGGCCATGCAACAGGCCCTGGGCGCGGTCAAGGAGGCCAAGGTCCTGGGGCGCGAGGATTTCTTCGCCGATCGCTATGGCGGCCTGTACCGGGAGAGAAGCCAATATCTCTGCCGCGCCTCGGTCCTGCAGCAGATGCCGCGTCTGGCCATGGAGACCCTGATGGTCGCGGGGATGGTCCTGGTCATCACCTTGGTGGTGCTGGGCGCCGACCGACGCGAAGCGGTGCTGCCGACCCTGGCCCTGTTCGGCTATGCAGGCTTCCGGCTGCAGCCTTCGCTCAACCGTATCGTCTTGTACTTCAACAACATCCGCAAGGGGGCGGCGGCAACCCAGAGCATCAGCGGCGACTGGCAAAGGCTGCGGCTTGCCGCGGCGCCACTCAGCCATCCGGCGCCGCTGGACTTCACCCGCCAGCTTGAGCTGGACGCGGTGCGCTACACTTATCCTGGCGGCGACCGTGAAATCCTCAAAGGGGTGACGCTGACCGTCCGGCGCGGCTCCTCCATCGGCATTGCCGGGACCACCGGTGCAGGCAAAAGCACGCTGATCGACGTGGTGCTGGGCCTGCTGTCTCCGACCGGCGGTCGGGTGCTGGTGGACGGCGTCGACATTGCGGCGGACCCTCGCGCCTGGCAGCGTAAGATCGGCTATGTGCCTCAGGTGATCTACCTCACCGACGACACCTTGCGCCGCAATATCGCGCTGGGCATACCCGATGGTGAAATCGACGACGAGTGCATTCGTCGGGCAATATCCCTGGCCCAGCTCGACGATGTCGTGGCGGTACTGCCCCAGGGGCTCGACACCCGCCTGGGCGAGCGCGGCATCAATCTGTCGGGGGGCCAGCGCCAGCGTATCGGCGTCGCCCGCGCTCTCTACAACGAACCGGAACTGCTGATCTTCGACGAGGCGACCTCGTCGCTGGATTCCGAAACCGAGCGAGAGGTCTCGCGCGCCATCGAGGCGCTGAGTGGAGAAAAAACCGTCATCCTGATCGCCCACCGGCTGAGCACACTGCACAAATGCTCGGAGATCATCCTGCTCAAGGACGGAGTGGTGGCCGGACGGGGCAGCTATGACGACATGATCAGCGGCAATGATGATTTCCGCCGCATGACCGAATTGTCGCAATTACCGTCGGCGACCGCAGGGGAGGGATAA
- a CDS encoding class I SAM-dependent methyltransferase, which produces MAEIDFIGRYHNATKRDYVQRVVEYDKAECAATAKQWGFDYWDGDRRHGFGGMRYDGRWLPLAEDLVRHYGLKAGDKVLDIGCGKAFLLYEMTRACPGLTVAGLDISEYGINNAKEEVRPFLTLGNATRLPWPDRHFDLVISINTFHNLQIHELDQAVREMQRVSTGRGYICVESYRDESEKANLLYWQLTCESFHRPEGWRWVYDQAGYTGDHGFIYFQ; this is translated from the coding sequence ATGGCCGAGATCGATTTCATCGGGCGCTACCACAACGCCACCAAGCGGGATTATGTCCAGCGGGTGGTGGAGTACGACAAAGCCGAATGCGCCGCGACCGCCAAGCAATGGGGCTTCGATTACTGGGATGGTGACCGCCGCCATGGTTTTGGCGGCATGCGCTATGATGGCCGCTGGCTGCCCCTGGCCGAGGATCTGGTCCGCCATTATGGGCTCAAGGCCGGAGACAAGGTTCTCGATATCGGCTGCGGCAAGGCGTTCCTGCTCTACGAAATGACCCGCGCCTGTCCCGGTTTGACCGTCGCCGGTCTCGACATCTCCGAATACGGCATCAACAATGCCAAGGAGGAGGTACGGCCATTCCTGACTCTCGGCAACGCCACCCGCCTGCCTTGGCCCGACCGCCATTTCGATCTGGTGATCTCCATCAACACCTTCCACAATCTGCAGATTCACGAATTGGATCAGGCGGTGCGCGAGATGCAGCGGGTGAGCACGGGGCGCGGCTATATCTGCGTCGAGTCCTATCGCGACGAAAGCGAGAAGGCCAACCTGCTGTACTGGCAGTTAACCTGCGAGAGCTTCCACCGGCCCGAAGGCTGGCGGTGGGTGTATGACCAAGCCGGTTATACCGGCGATCACGGATTCATCTATTTCCAATGA
- a CDS encoding SDR family oxidoreductase, which produces MTKLLILGASSSVGRHLWTRLGPDQAIGTYRSHELAGGRRFDSVTQSIAQVIRPGESSHAVILLADPQPDSCVKDPQVSHRLNVVAMTRLVEDLWGLGITPIFASTEFVFDGVKGDYVETDEARPILLYGRQKKEVEDFLLASGKPHAILRFAKVYGTEPGDGTLFSAWIAQALGGATAMRCAADQVFSPVHVGDVGEAILRVAERDLGGIYHLSGNQRFNRLELLEMTLAALVRRGYPRIAVEPCSIDDFNLPERRPKDVSMRAEKLIAATGMTMMNPEDAIDVLLRKALA; this is translated from the coding sequence ATGACCAAGCTCCTCATCCTCGGCGCCTCTTCCTCGGTCGGTCGCCATCTCTGGACCCGGCTGGGACCGGATCAGGCCATCGGCACCTATCGCTCGCATGAACTGGCCGGTGGCCGTCGCTTTGATTCGGTGACCCAATCCATCGCCCAAGTGATTCGCCCGGGCGAGTCCAGCCATGCCGTCATCCTGCTGGCCGATCCCCAGCCCGATTCCTGCGTCAAGGACCCGCAGGTCTCACACCGGCTCAACGTCGTCGCCATGACCCGGCTGGTGGAGGATTTGTGGGGCCTGGGCATCACCCCCATCTTCGCCTCCACCGAATTCGTCTTCGACGGGGTCAAGGGCGACTATGTGGAGACCGACGAGGCGCGGCCCATCCTGCTTTACGGCCGCCAGAAGAAGGAGGTGGAGGATTTCCTCCTGGCATCGGGCAAGCCTCACGCCATTCTGCGCTTCGCCAAGGTCTACGGCACCGAGCCCGGCGACGGCACCTTGTTCAGCGCCTGGATCGCTCAGGCCCTGGGTGGCGCCACAGCCATGCGCTGCGCCGCCGATCAGGTGTTCTCGCCCGTTCATGTGGGCGATGTGGGCGAGGCGATTCTGCGAGTAGCCGAACGCGATCTCGGGGGTATCTACCATCTTTCGGGCAACCAGCGTTTTAATCGCCTGGAATTGCTGGAAATGACCCTGGCCGCCCTGGTGCGGCGAGGCTACCCGCGCATTGCCGTGGAGCCTTGCTCCATCGACGACTTCAACCTGCCGGAACGCCGACCCAAGGATGTCTCCATGCGCGCCGAAAAGCTGATCGCCGCCACCGGCATGACCATGATGAACCCGGAAGACGCCATCGATGTCTTGCTCCGCAAGGCCCTGGCCTGA